The following proteins are encoded in a genomic region of Fusarium oxysporum f. sp. lycopersici 4287 chromosome 1, whole genome shotgun sequence:
- a CDS encoding carboxymethylenebutenolidase: MLIKESHVDVPTSANGKEGTMRIFVFHPIIPGYPNARFPGVSLFSEIYQVTGPVARFARQIAGQGYIVAAPSSYHDFTGPEPLKYDAEDTDRGNKFKIEKTLESYDADSYATVDYLLSLPTCTGRIGATGMCLGGHLAVRAALDPRISACVAYFATDIHSRTLGPYDAPNTSSTAPPNSNHTIDLFNKFKGEVAMIFGVKDTHVPDAGRDLIRVKLREAGVPTSFYEFAWAQHAFIRDELSKGRYDPAITKVCFEVLLELFGRVLKTELGAKDGEVPPPEHVC, translated from the exons ATGTTGATCAAGGAATCTCACGTCGATGTCCCGACCTCTGCCAATGGCAAGGAGGGTACTATGC GCATCTTTGTCTTTCATCCCATTATCCCTGGATATCCTAATGC ACGCTTCCCTGGTGTGAGTCTTTTCAGTGAGATCTACCAAG TCACCGGTCCTGTTGCCCGCTTCGCTCGTCAGATCGCTGGTCAAGGCTACATCGTCGCTGCGCCTTCATCTTACCATGACTTCACCGGCCCTGAGCCCCTCAAGTACGACGCCGAGGACACTGATCGTGGCAACAAGTTCAAGATCGAAAAG ACCCTCGAGTCCTATGATGCCGACTCATATGCCACCGTCGATTACCTCCTCTCACTTCCCACCTGCACAGGCCGTATTGGAGCTACAGGCATGTGTCTAGGTGGCCATCTGGCCGTTCGCGCCGCT CTTGACCCTCGCATCTCTGCTTGCGTTGCCTACTTCGCAACCGATATTCACTCCCGCACACTCGGCCCTTATGATGCGCCCAACACTTCATCAACCGCTCCTCCCAACAGCAACCACACCATcgatctcttcaacaagttcaagggAGAGGTTGCCATGATCTTTGGTGTAAAGGACACTCATGTCCCTGATGCTGGTCGCGATCTAATCCGTGTCAAGCTTCGCGAAGCTGGTGTCCCTACTAGCTTCTATGAGTTTGCGTGGGCTCAGCACGCCTTCATCCGTGACGAGCTAAGCAAGGGACGTTATGATCCTGCCATCACCAAGGTCTGCTTCGAGGTTCTGCTAGAACTCTTCGGTCGTGTTCTCAAGACTGAGTTGGGGGCAAAGGACGGCGAGGTCCCACCTCCAGAGCACGTTTGCTAA
- a CDS encoding protein SEY1, producing MNGHFSAVGEAPGAGSYEHGVQVIDEDKEFNTHLNEYLNVTDVAASGFNYHLISVFGSQSTGKSTLLNNLFGTDFSVMSETERRQTTKGIWMSKNKRETSAGTKMSDNILVMDVEGTDGRERGEDQDFERKSALFALATSEVLIVNIWEHQVGLYQGANMGLLKTVFEVNLQLFLKDKQSTPRSLLFFVIRDHLGTTPLGNLRTTLIQDLTKIWSSISKPQGLEGSRIEDYFDFGFAALPHKILQADKFTEEVQKLGSRFTAGHRHGKPGLHGDQELEGGLFLPEYHRRIPADGFSVYAEGIWDQIVNNKDLDLPTQQELLAQFRCDEISREVLIDFDVVVTPLEEKQSEASKLGVPTVLPDLGLAGNDARQKCIKAFEVQASRYHKGVYARKRHELEGKIDTRLKALYQGQLAAAHKAGVTAFGEAVANKVKAGQKAGGSYEFAEIVTNEKRKTLDIFGVEAQSLLIEGVSWTNFESQLKLFEKELDEESAKLRKEEMRRLATRVERWVRSRLGDAVGLEFNKLGSGRAGGGAPETGEKPDSEKDLWDRVWKVFTGIVKEAEVRFAERAKSFDATQEEVEIGTWRLRRKSWNALREKIEEEVMEGNILLKLRENFEDKFRYDEAGVPRIWRPSDDIEGIYTKARESTLTLVPLLSRFRLSETYGPPDLPGFVGPQPNGVQASDEEDLTPIGGIDEEDGKSLEEEMTVLSEGKRQDLVVRFKKTADGVYVEAKRGAIGGAAQVPWYFYGLLLALGWNEILTVLRNPFLCLLILVIAGGTYVAYTLNLLGPMLSMGNAAMTQGVEIAKQQLRDFIANSDTARQAVGMPAREDSDNISMDTLDSRGKKANTTSTEKDDIDNI from the exons ATGAACGGCCATTTCTCTGCCGTCGGCGAGGCGCCGGGGGCTGGAAGCTATGAGCACGGCGTCCAGGTTATTGACGAGGATAAGGAGTTCAA CACCCACCTCAATGAGTATCTCAACGTTACTGATGTTGCTGCCTCTGGCTTCAATTACCATCTTATCTCCGTCTTCGGCTCCCAGTCGACCGGAAAGTCGACCCTCCTGAACAACCTCTTCGGCACCGACTTTTCCGTCATGTCAGAAACCGAGCGTCGACAAACCACGAAGGGTATCTGGATGTCTAAGAACAAGCGCGAGACGAGCGCAGGCACAAAGATGTCCGACAACATCCTTGTCATGGATGTTGAGGGTACCGATGGTCGAGAGCGCGGTGAGGACCAGGACTTTGAGCGCAAAAGTGCCCTGTTTGCGCTGGCCACCAGCGAGGTCTTGATCGTCAACATTTGGGAGCACCAGGTTGGTTTGTACCAGGGTGCGAACATGGGACTTCTCAAGACCGTTTTCGAGGTCAACCTGCAGCtgttcctcaaggacaagca GTCAACCCCTAGATCTCTACTATTCTTCGTCATTCGCGATCATCTTGGCACTACACCCCTGGGCAACCTCCGAACCACCCTGATTCAGGACCTGACTAAGATTTGGTCGTCCATCTCCAAGCCTCAGGGGCTCGAGGGTTCGCGCATCGAGGACTACTTCgactttggctttgctgcCCTGCCTCACAAGATCCTTCAGGCTGATAAGTTCACCGAGGAGGTCCAGAAGCTTGGATCGCGGTTCACCGCTGGACACCGACACGGCAAACCTGGTCTGCACGGTGACCAAGAGCTCGAGGGTGGTCTCTTCCTCCCCGAGTATCACCGACGAATTCCTGCCGATGGTTTCTCCGTTTATGCTGAGGGCATTTGGGACCAGATTGTGAACAACAAGGACCTGGATTTGCCTACCCAACAGGAGCTTCTGGCTCAGTTCCGTTGCGACGAGATTTCTCGAGAAGTTCTGATTGACTTTGACGTCGTAGTCACGCCCCTTGAGGAGAAACAGAGCGAAGCTTCCAAGCTCGGTGTCCCAACCGTTCTGCCCGATCTTGGCCTGGCTGGTAACGATGCTCGCCAGAAGTGCATCAAGGCTTTCGAAGTGCAGGCAAGCCGATACCATAAGGGGGTCTACGCCCGCAAGCGACACGAGCTCGAGGGCAAGATTGATACTCGCCTGAAGGCACTCTACCAGGGTCAATTGGCCGCTGCCCACAAAGCCGGTGTGACTGCTTTTGGCGAGGCTGTTGCCAACAAGGTGAAGGCTGGGCAAAAGGCTGGTGGTAGCTACGAATTTGCTGAAATTGTCACCAACGAAAAGCGAAAGACACTGGACatctttggtgttgaggccCAGAGCTTACTCATTGAAGGTGTCTCATGGACTAACTTCGAATCGCAGCTCAAGCTCTttgagaaggagcttgaCGAAGAGAGCGCTAAACTacgaaaagaagaaatgcGACGACTTGCGACCCGTGTCGAGCGCTGGGTCAGATCTCGACTTGGCGATGCCGTTGGTCTCGAGTTCAACAAGCTGGGCAGCGGCCGAGCCGGCGGTGGTGCTCCCGAAACCGGCGAGAAGCCTGACTCTGAGAAGGATCTCTGGGACAGAGTATGGAAAGTCTTCACGGGCATTGTCAAGGAAGCCGAGGTTCGATTTGCCGAGCGGGCTAAGAGCTTCGACGCTACTcaggaggaggttgagatcGGCACATGGCGATTGCGCCGAAAGAGCTGGAACGCCCTTCGAGAAAAGATTGAGGAAGAGGTCATGGAGGGCAATATTCTGCTGAAGCTTCGAGAGAACTTTGAAGATAAGTTCCGATACGACGAGGCTGGTGTACCCAGGATATGGCGTCCCAGTGACGATATTGAGGGTATTTACACCAAGGCGCGAGAGTCTACTCTCACCcttgttcctcttctctcaagATTCCGACTGTCGGAGACATATGGCCCTCCTGACTTGCCAGGCTTCGTTGGACCTCAGCCCAACGGTGTCCAGGCtagtgatgaggaggacCTCACACCGATTGGAGGTATCGACGAAGAGGATGGCAAGAGcctcgaggaggagatgacGGTGCTCAGCGAGGGCAAGCGCCAGGACCTTGTTGTACGATTCAAGAAGACTGCTGATGGAGTTTATGTCGAAGCTAAGCGAGGTGCCATTGGTGGGGCTGCTCAGGTTCCTTGGTACTTTTATGGTTTactccttgcccttggctgGAACGAGATATTGACTG TTCTGCGAAACCCCTTCCTTTGCCTCCTCATCCTGGTCATCGCCGGAGGTACATATGTTGCATACACACTTAACCTCCTCGGTCCTATGCTCTCAATGGGCAATGCTGCTATGACCCAGGGTGTCGAGATTGCGAAGCAGCAGCTCCGCGACTTTATTGCCAACTCCGATACAGCACGCCAGGCTGTTGGCATGCCTGCGCGCGAGGACAGCGATAACATTAGCATGGATACTTTGGATAGTCGGGGCAAGAAGGCCAACACGACTTCCACAGAGAAGGATGACATTGACAACATTTAA
- a CDS encoding ribonuclease H2 subunit A, whose translation MTDSPAEDVPETATRSSTTYIPPSVHGEALLSGSSFNHFSAIPPSLLPSDPSDPSSATPCCLGVDEAGRGPVLGPMVYGVFFLPIDLSDSLLREKHHFDDSKVLTPAVRSDLMRTLCTPGSDLHDSCGWATASLSARDIGANMYRPTNAYNLNAQAMDATVDLIKAVYALGVNIQEIYVDTIGQPAAYQAKLQRVFPTAKITVAKKADSLYACVSAASVCAKVTRDAALEVLFEARADEDEKDGEGMAWGSGYPSDGRCVGWMKGNMHPVFGWGPECRFSWGTAKDMLEAKGNGVKVEWPLEDDGETGRLTDYFTSGDKDKESSELGNWFGTSTGLEAF comes from the coding sequence ATGACGGATTCACCAGCCGAAGATGTCCCCGAGACAGCCACCCGCTCCTCAACAACTTATATCCCACCCTCAGTCCATGGCGAAGCCCTCCTCTCAGGCTCGTCATTCAACCACTTCTCCGCCATCCCCCCTTCTCTACTCCCCAGCGACCCTTCCGATCCCTCCTCAGCAACTCCATGCTGTCTCGGTGTCGACGAAGCCGGACGTGGTCCTGTTCTCGGCCCCATGGTctacggcgtcttcttcctcccgATAGATCTCTCTGATTCTCTACTTCGCGAGAAGCATCACTTTGACGATTCCAAGGTCCTCACACCTGCTGTTCGCTCAGATCTTATGCGCACACTTTGCACACCTGGCTCGGATCTCCACGACTCTTGTGGCTGGGCAACGGCTTCACTATCGGCTAGAGATATCGGCGCGAACATGTACCGACCTACGAATGCGTACAACCTCAATGCACAGGCTATGGACGCTACAGTCGATCTTATAAAAGCTGTGTATGCGCTTGGCGTAAACATCCAGGAGATTTACGTTGATACAATTGGCCAACCAGCAGCATATCAAGCAAAGTTGCAGCGCGTGTTTCCCACAGCCAAAATCACggttgccaagaaggccgataGTTTGTACGCCTGCGTCAGTGCTGCATCGGTATGCGCAAAGGTCACTCGTGATGCCGCGCTCGAAGTTCTCTTTGAAGCGAGGGCagatgaagacgagaagGATGGTGAGGGTATGGCATGGGGCTCAGGATATCCATCTGACGGACGCTGCGTTGGATGGATGAAGGGCAACATGCATCCTGTGTTCGGATGGGGACCGGAGTGTCGGTTCAGCTGGGGGACAGCAAAGGACATGCTTGAGGCCAAGGGAAATGGTGTCAAGGTTGAGTGGCCACTTGAGGATGACGGTGAGACGGGTAGGCTCACTGATTACTTCACCTCGGGGGACAAGGATAAGGAGTCATCGGAGTTGGGCAATTGGTTTGGTACGTCGACTGGCTTGGAAGCATTCTAG